In Wolinella succinogenes DSM 1740, a single genomic region encodes these proteins:
- the cobA gene encoding uroporphyrinogen-III C-methyltransferase, with protein sequence MNPLPLALTPKKILLIGAGKVAAQKARAILESDCPLFILAKEVRDDYFLDKEVKLAPFSPQELEGFDLIIDATGDEALGRWLWEHKKEYRYWLNVVDVPALCDFYFSATVRRGDLCVSVSSGGASPTLAQGVRDKIARFLPSLLAPLLNRLKEERQKGRIDPKSALPSIQKALGKVFLIGCGPHSVGNLTLKALETIEILDVALIDALVGEEILNLLSPQCLQISVSKQKGCHSYTQEEINGLMLRYAKEGLNVGRLKGGDPMVFGRVAEEAGFLMEQGIEVELLSGVTSFLAGCLQSGITPTLRGVSAGALVVSAHLKESRFHDEWLAWLKDSPYTLVVLMAHSFAREITLGAKNRGVPLTIPAAFVSKIDSPSPKSVIGNLGCLEEMAKECEKPAILVIGEAVKESLRMPYVGERVILE encoded by the coding sequence ATGAATCCTCTCCCTCTAGCCCTCACCCCCAAGAAGATTCTTCTTATTGGAGCGGGGAAGGTCGCTGCACAAAAGGCACGAGCGATCTTGGAATCAGACTGCCCCCTCTTTATCCTTGCCAAAGAGGTGCGCGATGACTATTTTTTGGACAAAGAGGTAAAACTTGCCCCTTTTTCACCCCAAGAGCTCGAAGGCTTTGATCTCATCATCGATGCCACGGGCGATGAGGCTTTGGGGAGGTGGCTTTGGGAACACAAAAAGGAGTATCGCTACTGGCTTAATGTGGTGGATGTTCCCGCGCTTTGCGACTTCTATTTTAGTGCCACAGTGCGGCGGGGTGATCTGTGCGTTTCAGTCAGTAGTGGCGGCGCTTCACCCACGCTAGCCCAAGGCGTGCGTGATAAGATCGCTCGATTCCTTCCCTCGCTTCTTGCACCGCTTTTAAATCGTCTCAAAGAGGAGCGCCAAAAAGGACGAATCGATCCTAAAAGCGCCCTGCCCTCCATCCAAAAGGCACTGGGAAAGGTCTTTTTGATTGGTTGTGGCCCCCATAGCGTGGGCAATCTCACCCTCAAAGCCCTAGAGACGATTGAGATTTTGGATGTGGCGCTCATCGATGCACTTGTGGGAGAGGAGATTCTCAATCTTTTATCGCCCCAATGCCTCCAAATCAGCGTCAGCAAGCAGAAGGGTTGCCACAGCTACACCCAAGAGGAGATCAATGGGCTCATGTTGCGCTACGCCAAAGAGGGGCTTAATGTCGGGCGCCTTAAGGGGGGTGATCCGATGGTGTTTGGTCGCGTGGCGGAGGAGGCTGGATTCTTGATGGAACAAGGAATCGAGGTTGAGCTCTTAAGTGGCGTCACCTCCTTTTTGGCGGGCTGCCTCCAAAGCGGAATCACTCCCACGCTCCGTGGAGTTTCCGCGGGCGCACTGGTTGTCTCCGCCCACCTTAAGGAGAGTCGCTTTCATGATGAGTGGCTGGCGTGGCTCAAAGATTCTCCCTATACGCTCGTGGTTCTCATGGCGCATAGTTTTGCCAGAGAGATCACGCTAGGAGCCAAGAATCGGGGGGTTCCTCTAACGATTCCAGCCGCGTTTGTCTCAAAGATCGATTCCCCATCGCCTAAAAGTGTCATTGGAAATCTAGGCTGCTTAGAAGAGATGGCCAAAGAGTGTGAAAAACCAGCGATTTTGGTGATTGGAGAAGCGGTGAAAGAGTCGTTAAGGATGCCTTATGTAGGGGAGAGAGTGATTCTAGAGTGA
- a CDS encoding sulfurtransferase TusA family protein: protein MSHYTLPPSVAEDFASFKESHADFMAGKLDALTFKTIRVPFGIYEQRESDTYMVRVKLAGGILTPAQLHSLALLAEHYAKPHLHVTTRGGVQLHYAKLQDLPQIIQALHEMGLTGRGGGGNTVRNITADPYAGIAPDEAFDVTPCALSLTTKMLETKDSYSLPRKFKIAFSGSSEDRGGATYIDVGFIAKIHEGVRGFRLFVAGGMGAKSRLGSAFIDFLPQEEIFLFSQAIKQVFDQHGNRKNKHAARLRFLIEELGEGQFRELVFKEVQALRDQGGWEIKLEEAFEAIPLESDEIPPLNQEQKLWWNRFVIPQKQKGYYSAKVPLKLGDLESEHAKSLAQALQGFKYGKESIRFGSDQNLYLRNLQADELLSLYPLIQELSGQSSRARILGDMVACTGAATCQLGITRPRGAVVAIEKELQKANIDLDALQGFRIHLSGCPNSCGKHAIADLGFFGKVNREGGHPYPAYNVLVGAIIQEDSTRFAKKIAEVSAYALPLFVTEVLKLWLHAKPHYANFAAWVDQEGEAQIIHLASSYAKIPSFEEDKNPYFDYGSEEIFSLKGRGVGECSAGMYDLIEADKKALKEALEGGDEEENLAKIRLLASRMLLITKGEEARDERSVLQAFRRLFVEGGLIDSSFAPLLEGRPRIELKALGEAVIALYGTMDNSLKFAKEQPKEAPLAPTSSSSSAHRFKDYQGVACPMNFVKTKMDLAQMQSGEILEILLDEGAPIENVPKSVANEGHLILGQTKEGKGWRVRIQKR from the coding sequence ATGAGCCACTACACCCTACCCCCCTCCGTCGCTGAGGATTTTGCCTCTTTCAAAGAGAGTCACGCCGACTTTATGGCGGGCAAACTCGATGCACTGACCTTTAAAACCATTCGTGTTCCCTTTGGAATCTATGAGCAACGAGAGAGCGACACCTATATGGTGAGAGTGAAGCTAGCAGGGGGCATTCTTACTCCCGCTCAACTCCACTCGCTCGCCCTTCTAGCCGAGCATTACGCCAAACCCCATCTCCATGTCACCACGCGCGGAGGCGTCCAGCTCCACTATGCCAAGCTCCAAGATCTCCCCCAAATCATCCAAGCGCTTCATGAGATGGGGCTCACAGGGCGAGGCGGAGGCGGGAACACCGTGCGCAACATCACTGCCGATCCCTATGCAGGAATCGCCCCTGATGAGGCATTTGATGTCACTCCTTGTGCGCTCTCTCTCACCACGAAAATGCTTGAGACAAAAGACTCCTATTCGCTCCCAAGAAAATTCAAAATCGCCTTCAGTGGCTCTAGCGAGGATAGGGGCGGAGCCACCTACATCGATGTGGGATTCATCGCCAAGATCCACGAAGGAGTGCGAGGATTCCGTCTATTTGTCGCTGGGGGCATGGGGGCTAAATCACGCCTTGGAAGCGCTTTTATCGACTTTTTACCCCAAGAAGAGATATTCCTTTTTTCTCAAGCCATCAAGCAGGTTTTTGACCAGCACGGCAATCGCAAAAACAAGCACGCCGCAAGACTTCGATTCCTCATCGAGGAGCTTGGAGAGGGGCAATTTAGAGAGCTTGTCTTTAAAGAGGTCCAAGCGCTTCGCGATCAAGGGGGGTGGGAGATTAAGCTAGAGGAGGCTTTTGAGGCAATCCCTTTAGAGAGCGATGAGATTCCTCCATTAAATCAAGAGCAAAAACTCTGGTGGAATCGCTTTGTTATCCCTCAAAAACAAAAAGGCTACTACAGTGCCAAAGTCCCCCTGAAATTGGGCGACTTGGAATCAGAACACGCCAAATCCCTTGCCCAAGCCCTTCAAGGATTCAAGTATGGCAAAGAGTCGATTCGTTTTGGAAGCGATCAGAATCTCTACCTAAGAAACCTCCAAGCCGATGAACTTCTCTCGCTCTACCCCCTTATTCAAGAGCTCTCAGGACAATCAAGCCGCGCAAGGATTCTTGGGGATATGGTCGCTTGCACAGGCGCGGCCACTTGCCAGCTTGGAATCACGCGCCCCAGAGGAGCCGTGGTGGCAATAGAAAAAGAGCTCCAAAAAGCCAATATCGACCTAGATGCGCTTCAAGGCTTTAGAATCCATCTCTCTGGATGCCCCAATAGCTGCGGAAAACACGCCATCGCTGATTTGGGATTTTTTGGCAAAGTGAATCGAGAGGGAGGTCATCCCTATCCCGCCTATAATGTCCTTGTGGGCGCCATCATCCAAGAAGATTCCACTCGATTTGCCAAAAAAATCGCCGAGGTGAGCGCCTATGCTCTTCCTCTTTTTGTGACAGAGGTGCTCAAGCTTTGGCTCCATGCCAAGCCCCATTATGCGAACTTTGCTGCATGGGTGGATCAAGAGGGCGAGGCTCAAATCATCCACCTCGCCTCTTCCTATGCCAAGATTCCTAGCTTTGAAGAGGATAAAAACCCCTACTTTGACTACGGAAGCGAAGAGATATTTTCGCTCAAAGGTCGAGGAGTGGGTGAGTGCAGCGCGGGAATGTATGACCTAATTGAGGCGGATAAAAAAGCACTCAAAGAGGCGCTAGAGGGAGGAGACGAGGAGGAGAATCTCGCCAAAATCCGCCTGCTCGCCTCAAGAATGCTCCTCATCACCAAAGGCGAAGAGGCGCGCGATGAACGCTCGGTGCTTCAGGCGTTCAGGCGACTTTTTGTCGAAGGAGGATTGATTGATTCCTCTTTTGCGCCCCTTTTAGAAGGCAGGCCAAGAATCGAGCTCAAAGCTCTAGGTGAGGCGGTCATTGCTCTTTATGGCACCATGGATAATAGCCTGAAATTTGCCAAAGAGCAGCCAAAAGAAGCACCTCTTGCCCCCACCTCTAGCTCCTCTAGTGCCCATCGCTTTAAAGATTACCAAGGGGTCGCCTGCCCCATGAACTTTGTCAAGACCAAAATGGACTTAGCCCAAATGCAAAGCGGCGAGATTTTGGAGATTTTGCTCGATGAGGGCGCTCCCATCGAAAATGTCCCCAAATCCGTAGCCAACGAGGGTCACCTCATCCTAGGCCAAACCAAAGAGGGAAAAGGGTGGCGCGTGAGGATTCAAAAACGATGA
- a CDS encoding M67 family metallopeptidase, with translation MLKIPKALFDSIIEHAQRELPLEACGYVAGVEGEVKRLFPMRNVDASPEHFSFDPAEQFSAFKEAQKEGLRLIGCYHSHPSTPARPSDEDIRLAYDSSLSYLIVSLAKEPVLNSFKIKEGVVTPENIEVI, from the coding sequence ATGCTCAAAATCCCTAAAGCGCTCTTTGATTCCATTATCGAGCACGCCCAAAGAGAGCTTCCCTTAGAGGCGTGCGGCTATGTAGCTGGAGTGGAGGGCGAGGTGAAGCGGCTCTTTCCTATGAGGAATGTCGATGCGAGCCCTGAGCATTTCAGCTTTGATCCCGCCGAACAATTTAGCGCTTTTAAAGAGGCGCAAAAAGAGGGATTGCGGCTCATTGGCTGCTATCACTCTCACCCAAGCACTCCTGCAAGACCCTCCGATGAGGATATTCGCCTAGCCTATGACAGTAGCCTCAGCTACCTCATTGTCTCGCTGGCCAAGGAGCCTGTTTTAAACTCTTTTAAAATCAAAGAGGGAGTCGTCACTCCCGAAAATATCGAGGTGATCTAA
- a CDS encoding HesA/MoeB/ThiF family protein: protein MREFSEEELERYSRHIILEEVGIEGQEKIMNSKVLIIGAGGLGSPIAFYLAAAGVGEIGIIDGDVVDRSNLQRQIIHTTDEIGIPKVESARRKLKALNPNIRVQTWQIMINAENISRIIAPYDFIIDGTDNFAAKFLINDACVMAGKPYSHGGILKFAGQSMTIKPGESACYACVFDQPPPAGSIPTCSSAGILGAIAGMLGTIQAAEALKVITGVGEPLYNRLLSFDAKSMNFRTVKFTKNPHCRVCGGEGVKILREYEQPICEVNHAQNP, encoded by the coding sequence ATGAGAGAGTTTAGCGAAGAGGAGCTAGAACGCTACTCAAGGCATATCATCCTTGAAGAGGTGGGAATCGAGGGGCAAGAGAAGATCATGAACTCCAAAGTCCTTATCATCGGTGCAGGCGGACTTGGTTCGCCCATTGCCTTCTATTTGGCCGCAGCGGGAGTGGGAGAGATCGGAATCATCGATGGGGATGTGGTGGATCGGAGCAATCTTCAGCGCCAGATCATTCACACCACGGATGAGATTGGAATCCCCAAAGTCGAATCGGCACGCCGCAAGCTCAAGGCGCTCAATCCCAATATTCGAGTTCAAACTTGGCAGATCATGATCAATGCCGAAAACATCTCACGAATCATCGCCCCCTACGATTTTATCATCGATGGGACGGATAATTTTGCGGCCAAATTCCTCATCAATGATGCGTGTGTCATGGCGGGCAAACCCTACTCCCACGGTGGAATCTTGAAATTTGCAGGGCAGAGCATGACCATAAAACCGGGAGAGAGCGCCTGCTATGCGTGTGTCTTTGATCAGCCTCCCCCCGCTGGCTCTATTCCCACCTGCTCTAGCGCAGGGATTTTAGGGGCGATTGCAGGGATGCTTGGCACCATTCAAGCCGCCGAGGCGCTCAAAGTGATTACAGGCGTAGGCGAACCCCTCTATAATCGCCTTTTAAGCTTTGATGCCAAAAGCATGAATTTCCGCACCGTGAAATTCACCAAAAACCCCCATTGTCGTGTTTGCGGAGGCGAGGGAGTGAAGATTTTACGCGAATATGAACAACCCATATGCGAGGTGAATCATGCTCAAAATCCCTAA
- the thiS gene encoding sulfur carrier protein ThiS, with protein sequence MNLIINGENKSFEKEGLSVKELLVLESVKMPEMVSIQLNDEFLREPEYATTSLKEGDTINFLYFMGGGA encoded by the coding sequence ATGAATCTCATCATCAACGGAGAGAATAAGAGTTTTGAAAAAGAGGGCTTAAGCGTGAAGGAGCTTTTGGTTTTAGAATCGGTTAAAATGCCTGAAATGGTCTCCATTCAGCTCAATGACGAGTTTTTAAGAGAGCCTGAGTATGCGACCACTTCGCTTAAAGAGGGCGATACGATTAACTTTTTATATTTCATGGGAGGGGGCGCATGA
- a CDS encoding sulfate adenylyltransferase subunit 1, which translates to MSAHLERMNIVITGHVDHGKSTLVGRLLADTGSLPQGKLESVRESCAKNARPFEYSMLLDALEDEQKQGITIDSARIFFKSQAREYVIIDAPGHIEFLRNMLSGASRAVAAVLVIDAIEGVAENSKRHGLLLSLLGISQVVVVINKLDALGYDKNAFLAIQAEYEAYLKTLGITPKAFVPISAREGKNLIQKAPEMAWYQGESVLEVLDGFKNAPREDHSFFAMPLQDVYRFSNENDDRRIYAGTIASGSIGVGEKIRFLPSGKEAHLKSIETWSAPLKESAKADEAVGFTLQEEIYVKNGEVLTKAQERTPIRSVQRLKANLIWLGKNPLQAGREYLFKLGSAKVKASLERIERILDEESQESLQNEALYRHQSGQVILRLSHPIALTAFRENPTLGRFVIVDGFDAAGGGIVLEGLEESSQSPQVNDFEEELFALLQKYFPHRFTLTPSPITQGEKA; encoded by the coding sequence ATGTCAGCCCATTTGGAGAGGATGAATATCGTCATCACAGGCCATGTCGATCATGGCAAAAGCACGCTTGTGGGGAGATTGCTCGCTGATACAGGCTCATTGCCTCAGGGCAAGCTAGAGAGCGTGAGGGAATCGTGCGCCAAAAATGCCCGACCTTTTGAATACTCCATGCTTCTTGACGCACTCGAAGATGAGCAAAAACAGGGCATCACCATCGATAGCGCCCGAATCTTCTTTAAAAGCCAAGCGCGCGAGTATGTGATCATTGATGCGCCCGGTCATATTGAGTTTTTGCGCAATATGTTGAGCGGTGCCTCCAGAGCCGTGGCGGCAGTTTTGGTGATTGACGCGATTGAGGGGGTGGCGGAGAACTCCAAGCGCCATGGACTGCTCCTCTCGCTCCTTGGGATCTCTCAGGTGGTTGTTGTGATCAACAAGCTAGACGCGCTTGGATATGACAAAAACGCCTTTTTAGCCATTCAAGCGGAGTATGAAGCCTATCTCAAAACCCTAGGAATCACCCCTAAAGCCTTTGTGCCCATCAGCGCTAGAGAGGGTAAAAACCTCATTCAAAAGGCTCCGGAGATGGCATGGTATCAAGGAGAGAGCGTGTTAGAGGTGCTGGATGGCTTTAAGAATGCCCCACGCGAGGATCACTCTTTTTTTGCAATGCCCTTGCAGGATGTCTATCGCTTCAGCAATGAAAATGATGATCGGAGAATCTACGCTGGCACGATCGCAAGCGGTTCTATTGGCGTAGGCGAGAAGATACGATTCCTTCCCTCGGGCAAAGAGGCGCATCTAAAAAGCATCGAAACATGGAGCGCGCCCCTTAAAGAGAGTGCTAAAGCCGATGAAGCCGTGGGTTTCACCCTCCAAGAGGAGATCTATGTCAAAAACGGTGAGGTGCTCACTAAAGCCCAAGAAAGAACCCCCATAAGGTCGGTCCAAAGGCTCAAAGCCAATCTCATCTGGCTTGGCAAGAATCCTCTCCAAGCGGGGCGAGAGTATCTTTTCAAACTAGGGAGCGCCAAGGTCAAAGCCTCCTTAGAGAGAATCGAGCGCATTTTGGATGAAGAATCTCAAGAATCACTTCAAAACGAGGCCTTATATCGCCATCAATCAGGTCAAGTGATCTTGCGTCTCTCCCACCCCATCGCGCTCACAGCCTTTAGAGAGAATCCTACCCTGGGGCGTTTTGTTATCGTGGATGGATTTGATGCCGCAGGCGGAGGAATCGTCTTAGAGGGCTTAGAAGAATCAAGCCAATCCCCCCAAGTCAATGATTTTGAGGAGGAGCTTTTTGCGTTATTGCAAAAATATTTTCCTCATCGTTTTACACTCACCCCATCACCCATCACACAAGGAGAAAAAGCATGA
- the cysD gene encoding sulfate adenylyltransferase subunit CysD, with protein sequence MDKLERLEAQSIFILREAYKSFKNIGMLWSIGKDSTVLLWLAKKAFLGHVPFELIHIDTSFKIPEMITYRDRIAKELKLRLVVGQNQEALAKGETYPNGLSRLDCCKRLKSDALKRTLEGTGARRIYDPRSDSWTEFAHAEAYNAVIVGVRSDEEGSRSKERVFSARDEKSEWDASTQPPELWNLYKTEFAPSTHVRVHPLLEWTELNIWEYIEREKIPVIPVYFDQGTGRRYRSLGCYPCTTPVESSAKNPKEIIEELVSGKFKDIAERSGRAQDKEGGGTLETLRKEGYM encoded by the coding sequence ATGGACAAGTTAGAGCGGCTAGAGGCGCAGAGCATTTTCATCTTGCGCGAAGCCTATAAATCGTTTAAAAATATCGGGATGCTTTGGTCGATTGGCAAAGATAGCACGGTGCTTTTGTGGCTGGCCAAAAAGGCTTTTTTGGGTCATGTTCCCTTTGAGCTGATTCATATTGACACTAGCTTTAAGATTCCAGAGATGATCACCTATCGTGACCGAATCGCCAAAGAGCTAAAGCTCCGTCTCGTGGTTGGACAGAATCAAGAGGCGCTCGCCAAAGGTGAAACCTACCCCAATGGCTTAAGCCGACTCGATTGCTGCAAACGCCTCAAGAGTGATGCGCTCAAGCGAACCTTGGAGGGGACAGGAGCGCGGAGAATCTATGATCCAAGGAGCGATTCTTGGACAGAGTTTGCACACGCAGAAGCCTATAATGCAGTGATCGTGGGCGTAAGGAGCGATGAGGAAGGGAGCCGCTCTAAAGAGCGCGTCTTTTCGGCCAGAGATGAAAAGAGCGAGTGGGACGCAAGCACCCAACCCCCTGAGCTATGGAATCTCTACAAGACCGAGTTTGCCCCCAGCACCCATGTGCGCGTCCATCCGCTCCTAGAGTGGACGGAGCTCAATATTTGGGAGTATATCGAGCGAGAGAAGATTCCCGTGATTCCTGTCTATTTTGATCAAGGCACAGGGAGGCGCTACCGCTCTTTGGGATGCTATCCGTGCACCACGCCCGTGGAATCAAGCGCGAAGAATCCCAAAGAGATCATTGAGGAGCTCGTGAGCGGGAAGTTTAAAGATATTGCAGAGCGTTCAGGCAGAGCGCAGGATAAAGAGGGTGGCGGCACGCTAGAAACTTTGAGGAAAGAGGGGTATATGTAA
- a CDS encoding phosphoadenylyl-sulfate reductase → MRDATKESLERLCEVKGLITLAFSHQAEDVVVLDLLLKHYPRSFEVFTLETGKLFTQTLAFHEEVERFFNLTIQKYHPSPKALLELERELGEWGMRESLENRHRCCRVRKIEPLKEALKGKSAWVTGLRAEQSITRAELKSVEFDETFDLLKFNPLSTWSETEVFEYIKEHALPLHPLYTEGYRSIGCSPCTRAIEAGEELRAGRWWWENPEHKECGLHLKGAQWTS, encoded by the coding sequence ATGAGAGACGCCACAAAAGAATCTCTGGAGCGCCTTTGTGAGGTCAAAGGCCTCATCACGCTTGCCTTCAGCCATCAAGCCGAAGATGTCGTGGTTCTCGATCTTTTGCTCAAACACTATCCTCGATCTTTTGAGGTTTTCACGCTAGAGACGGGCAAACTCTTTACTCAAACACTCGCTTTTCATGAGGAAGTGGAGCGATTTTTTAATCTCACCATCCAAAAGTATCACCCCTCGCCCAAGGCGCTCTTAGAGCTTGAACGAGAGCTTGGCGAGTGGGGGATGCGTGAAAGCTTAGAGAATCGCCATCGCTGTTGCCGTGTGCGAAAAATCGAACCCCTCAAAGAAGCCCTCAAAGGCAAGAGTGCATGGGTCACAGGGCTTAGGGCCGAGCAGTCGATCACTCGCGCTGAGCTTAAGAGCGTTGAATTTGATGAAACTTTTGATCTGCTCAAATTCAATCCTCTAAGCACTTGGAGCGAAACAGAGGTTTTTGAATACATCAAGGAACACGCCCTCCCCCTTCACCCTCTCTACACAGAGGGCTATCGAAGCATCGGCTGCTCGCCTTGCACTCGCGCTATTGAGGCAGGCGAGGAGCTAAGAGCGGGAAGGTGGTGGTGGGAAAATCCCGAACACAAAGAGTGCGGACTACATCTAAAAGGAGCTCAATGGACAAGTTAG
- a CDS encoding DUF2061 domain-containing protein, with protein MAEELKRRSLIKAISWRATGTLDTMLISFIVTGNFTAALSIGAFELITKTALYYFHERAWNRISFGKSKAPEYTI; from the coding sequence ATGGCGGAGGAACTCAAACGCCGCAGTCTGATTAAAGCCATCTCTTGGCGTGCCACGGGCACCCTTGATACGATGCTCATTAGCTTCATTGTCACAGGCAATTTCACGGCGGCTCTCTCTATTGGAGCATTTGAGCTCATCACCAAAACCGCCCTCTACTATTTCCATGAGCGAGCGTGGAATCGCATCTCCTTTGGAAAATCCAAAGCACCGGAGTACACCATATGA
- a CDS encoding aminotransferase class V-fold PLP-dependent enzyme, translating into MRGFTTRALHVPKAKRDVHGALRTPVYDNAAFEFENSDEIAQVSLGRALGHVYSRSSNPTVEDLEQRLKNLTGALGVLALGSGMAAISTAILTLARAGDSVVTTDRLFGHTLSLFQKTLPSFGIEVRFVDVMDSLAVEHACDETTKLLFLETISNPQLQVADLEALSKVVHAKGIPLVVDTTMTPPYLLEAKRLGVDIEVLSSTKFISGGGTSVGGVLIDHGLFEWKSLPSLAPYYAKAGPMAFLYKARKEVFQNLGPSLSPHNAYLQSLGLETMALRIERSCQNAQELAHWLLSIPQVKCVNHPSLPDSPFYAIAKRQFRYAGSILTFELESKEASYRFMDALKLIRRATNIHDNKSLILSPYHVIYALNSHEERLKLEISPAMMRLSVGIEEIEDLKEDILQALC; encoded by the coding sequence GTGAGGGGATTCACCACGAGGGCGCTTCATGTTCCCAAGGCCAAGAGAGACGTCCATGGAGCGCTTCGCACGCCCGTCTATGATAACGCGGCGTTTGAGTTTGAAAATAGCGATGAGATCGCCCAAGTTTCCTTGGGTAGGGCACTTGGGCATGTCTATAGCCGCTCTAGCAACCCCACGGTGGAGGATTTGGAGCAGCGCCTCAAGAATCTCACGGGAGCCTTGGGGGTGTTGGCGCTAGGGAGTGGGATGGCAGCGATCTCAACGGCGATTTTGACCTTGGCGAGGGCAGGGGATAGTGTGGTCACCACCGATCGTCTCTTTGGGCACACCCTCTCGCTCTTTCAAAAGACACTGCCTAGCTTTGGAATCGAGGTTCGTTTTGTGGATGTGATGGATTCTCTAGCAGTGGAGCATGCCTGTGATGAGACAACCAAGCTTCTTTTCTTGGAGACCATCAGCAATCCTCAACTTCAAGTGGCCGATCTAGAGGCTCTCTCTAAAGTGGTGCACGCCAAAGGAATCCCACTAGTGGTCGATACGACCATGACCCCTCCCTATCTTTTGGAGGCAAAACGCTTAGGGGTGGACATCGAAGTGCTCTCTTCAACCAAATTCATCTCAGGCGGAGGAACAAGCGTGGGAGGAGTCTTGATTGATCATGGACTTTTTGAGTGGAAGAGTCTCCCTTCGCTCGCTCCCTATTATGCCAAGGCGGGGCCGATGGCTTTCCTCTACAAGGCGCGCAAGGAGGTGTTTCAAAATCTAGGACCCTCGCTTAGCCCCCACAACGCCTATCTTCAAAGTTTGGGGTTGGAGACGATGGCGCTTCGAATCGAGCGTTCGTGTCAAAACGCCCAAGAGCTTGCGCATTGGCTTTTGTCTATCCCTCAGGTGAAATGCGTCAATCACCCTTCGCTCCCTGATTCTCCTTTTTATGCGATTGCTAAGCGTCAGTTTCGCTACGCAGGCTCGATTCTCACCTTTGAGTTGGAGAGCAAGGAGGCCTCCTATCGCTTCATGGATGCGCTCAAGCTCATTCGGCGCGCCACCAATATCCATGACAATAAAAGCCTCATCCTCTCCCCCTATCATGTCATCTATGCCCTCAATAGCCACGAAGAGCGCTTAAAGCTTGAGATATCTCCTGCAATGATGAGGCTTTCTGTGGGAATTGAAGAGATTGAAGATCTGAAAGAGGATATTTTGCAAGCGCTATGTTAA
- a CDS encoding class I SAM-dependent methyltransferase — MHPMTLDAIDFNLLYRLQKHSSTYKKKSQEEWDGKAWEINEKIHEGFYNDEMERRIDLDGVQSLLDVGCGPGTFALRFAPRLKQVYALDYSPKMLEVLEHNAQKRAISNICPLCLDLEESWEGVAPCDVVIASRCLEVEDMRAVLQKLHEKAKKAVYITYKNGGSFLEAEVLEAMGRKITPKPDYIYLLNILYQMGIRASLDFISPQGEPYGTFDSFESYHRSTLWSIGEMTPQEEAGLKDYYEACQKKGKTPAHKNSSWAFISWRK; from the coding sequence ATGCACCCCATGACCCTTGATGCGATTGACTTCAATCTCCTCTACCGCCTCCAGAAGCACTCCTCCACCTATAAGAAAAAGAGCCAAGAGGAGTGGGATGGGAAGGCTTGGGAGATCAATGAGAAAATCCATGAAGGATTTTATAATGATGAGATGGAGCGGCGTATTGATTTGGATGGAGTGCAGAGCCTGCTTGATGTGGGATGCGGGCCTGGCACCTTCGCCTTGCGATTTGCTCCAAGGCTCAAACAGGTCTATGCGCTAGATTACTCTCCAAAAATGTTGGAGGTTTTGGAACACAATGCCCAAAAACGCGCGATTAGCAATATCTGCCCCCTTTGTTTGGATCTGGAGGAGAGCTGGGAAGGGGTTGCGCCTTGCGATGTGGTGATCGCTTCTCGATGTCTTGAGGTCGAGGATATGCGTGCTGTGCTCCAAAAGCTCCATGAAAAAGCAAAGAAAGCGGTCTATATCACCTACAAAAATGGCGGAAGCTTCTTGGAGGCGGAAGTGCTAGAGGCGATGGGGCGCAAGATCACTCCAAAGCCCGATTATATCTATCTTCTCAATATTCTCTATCAGATGGGAATTCGCGCTTCGCTTGATTTTATCTCACCCCAAGGGGAGCCTTATGGCACTTTTGATTCATTTGAGAGTTACCATCGCTCGACCCTTTGGAGTATTGGCGAGATGACGCCTCAAGAAGAGGCGGGGCTCAAAGACTATTATGAGGCTTGTCAAAAAAAAGGGAAGACTCCCGCCCACAAAAATAGTAGCTGGGCGTTTATCTCATGGAGGAAATGA